A segment of the Sphingopyxis sp. OAS728 genome:
TACAAGGTCGGCAGCACCTATTGGGTCAACCGGCCGAAAGGCGGCGCCGAATCGCTCGACGATGACGATATCCTCGTCACCAAGACGACCGGCAGCCAGCTGTGCAGCATCGACCCCGTCGAACTGCGCGACCGCACCAGCCATATGTATGCGGGCTTCGTATCGCTCGGCAAATTCGTGCCGTACAAGCGCGTCAAGGGCGAATAGCCTCGTTCGTCATTGCGACCCCGGCGAAAGCCGGGGGAGCAATCCAGGGGTTGCGTAAACCGCGCTGTATTGCTTCGCTATGCCCGCAATGACGAATGACTCCGAAACGCCCGCCCCGCCACCCGCCGACTGGGCCCGGCAACTCCTCGCCTTCTGGTTCGACGCGCACGGCATGGACGATTGGTACGGCGGCGGCGCCGAATTCGACGACGCCGTCCGCAATCTGGCCGAGGGCTGGCACGAAGCCTTGCGATCCCAGCCCGCCGAAAGCTTCCTGACCGATCCCGACACCGCGCTCGCGGCGACGATCCTGTTCGATCAGGTGCCGCGCAACATCTATCGCGGCCACGCCGACGCCTTTGCGACCGACGATCTCGCACGCGCGATCGCGCACGCTATCGTCGCGCGCGGCTGGCACGAAAACTGGCCCGACGAGCGGCGCCAATTCGCCTGCCTGCCCTTCCAGCACAGCGAGAATATGGACGATCAGCGCGAATCGCTGCGTCTCTTCGCGCAGTTCGACGATCCGATGTTCCAGGATTATGCGCAAAAGCATTTCGACGTCGTCGACCGCTTCGGCCGCTTCCCGCATCGCAACGAAGCACTCGGCCGCACCACCCGCGCCGACGAGGAAGCCGCGATAGAAGAGGGCAAGAATTGGTGATAGGGCGGTCACAAGACGGAGAACAGCCATGGCCGAATTCACCGACACGCTGACCGACAAGCATATCGCCTTCATCGAGAAGCAGCCGGTCTATTTCACCGCGACCGCCGCCGCCGATGCGCGCATCAACCTG
Coding sequences within it:
- a CDS encoding DUF924 family protein, translating into MTNDSETPAPPPADWARQLLAFWFDAHGMDDWYGGGAEFDDAVRNLAEGWHEALRSQPAESFLTDPDTALAATILFDQVPRNIYRGHADAFATDDLARAIAHAIVARGWHENWPDERRQFACLPFQHSENMDDQRESLRLFAQFDDPMFQDYAQKHFDVVDRFGRFPHRNEALGRTTRADEEAAIEEGKNW